The Alkalispirochaeta americana genome segment AGCGCTACCGTTCACACCCGGCAAGAGCTGATCCGCCTCCTGGCCCAGCGCATTCAGAATCCCGGCAACGAGCAGGTTCTTCGTCTGGAAAGCGATCAGGAGTGCCTTCGGATCGTGACAATATTCAAGGCGAAAGGACTCGAATACAATCTGGTGATCGCTCCCTTCCTGAGCCTGCCCCACACCCCGGGGCCACGACGAAAACATCTTTTGACCCCCCTGGTCTGGCACGACGAGAATCACACGGCGCTGGTCGAGCTCTCCGGAGACTACCCGAAAGCTCAGGAAGCGCACGCCCGCGAAGTTCTGAGCGAAGAAATGCGGCTTCTCTACGTCACTCTCACGCGTTCGCGGATCGCCGCCTTCACTGCCCTGGCTCCCGTGTCGTCGGGAAATAGAAAGAGCCCGGCCAATCACGCCACAGGAGCAGGCTACCTGATCTCGGGAGAAGACGAGCCCGAAAACGCCCAGGCCATGATGGAAGGCATCACCAGCTTGGCCAAATCACCCGGGGAGATAGAACTGGTCGTCCTGCCCCCTGAAGCAGATCCCCCGGAGGAGGAGAGCCGGCTTCATCTGCCGGCCCGAGGAGAGGGACCCGCCAGAGAACCTCGCAGAGCCCACCGAAAAGCGGGAACCCCCTGGTGGATTGCCAGCTACTCAGCCTTGCACATCACCTCCGCCGAAGACCTTCCCCGGGAACCGGAAGTGGCAGCTCAGGCCCTGGCCCAGGAAGAACCTCACCTGGCCTCGCCCCGCAACGCTCCCGTTGCAGCTCCCGGCACCCCAGCCTTCCATGCTTTTCCCGCAGGAGCCCGGGCCGGAACCCTCCTCCATGAGGCTCTGGAAGAGGCAGGAAAGGCCGGATTCTCCCGATGTCGGGACGAGCTCCCCCAGGAACTGCTTGAAACCCTGCAGGAAAAATGTCTCCTCCGGGGGTGGGAAGAGTGGACTCCCGCCTTGACTGACTGGACCCGAAAGATCGTTACCGTGACTCTTCCCCTGCCCGGAAATCCCTCCCTGGCCGACATCACCGTGTATCAGGCAGAACTGGAGTTTCTCTTCCCGGCACGGCGCCTCACCACGGAACAGCTGGACCGGGAGATCCAGCGGCGCTTCCTGCCAGACCGGGAACGTCCTCCTCTGGCACCGCGCCTGCTCTCGGGAATGATGAAGGGCTTTATTGACCTGATCTTTTTCCACCAGGGCAAGTACTACCTGGCCGACTGGAAATCGAACCGCCTGGGAGAAGCGAACCGTGATTATTCCCGGGATGCCCTGGAGGAAGAACTCTGCACAAAACGCTACGACGTGCAGATGGCTCTCTATAATCTGGCACTTCACCGCCATCTGAAACAACGGCTGCCCGGCTACCGTTGCGAGGACCACCTGGGTGGCGCGATCTACCTCTTTTTGCGGGGCCTTGAGGGAGAACCCCGGGGCGCTCTCTTCTATCCCCCCGATCTGGCTCTCCTGAAAGAACTGGACCAACTCTTTCAGGGCCAACAGAAGGAAATACCCAGGGAAGGACACCCTATTGATGCGTAAAAATGACCTCCTCCACGCCCTGGATCGCTGGGCGGCAGCTGGAATGATCCGAGACATAGACCGCAGTTTTGTGCAGTTTCTCCGGGATGAAGCTCCTGAGGCAGACCCCCTGGTTCTCCTGGGGGCGCTCCTGGTGAGTTGCTCCAGCGGAGCAGGCCACAGCTGCCTTGATCTGAAAGAAGCCGCTGCAGCGCCGGAACAGGCCCTGTTTTCCCGGGACGAATCGTCCCGGGAGGAACCGATTCCCCTTCTCTTGCCCGGGACGATCGACCTGGACGAATGGGTCCGGGCACTTCGGGAGAGCCCCCTCACCGACCCCGAGAGCACATCTCCCCTGGTATTTCTGGAAAGCCCCTCGCCCCGGCTGGCGCTCCGCCGGTTTTACCGGCAGGAACAGGCGATTCTCCGGGGAATCGCCCAACGGGCCGAGCCCCTTTCCCTGGACCCTGCCCGGATACGCCCCCGCCTGGAAGGCCTCTTTCAGGAAGATGACACGCACTGGCCCCGAATTGCCGCTGCCGTGGCAGCACGAAACCGCTTTTCCGTAATAACCGGCGGTCCGGGAACGGGAAAAACCACCACGGTCCTCTCGGTTCTGGCCCTGCTTCACGCTCTGGAAGGACCTCTGCGGATACGCCTGGCGGCCCCCACGGGCAAAGCCGCAGTGCGGCTCCAGGAATCGATCCACTCCCGTCTCGAAGATCTGGACGAGGACGTCCGGGAGACCATTCCCCGGAATGTTACCACCCTTCACCGGCTTCTTGGGATGGGACGAAGGGGGCAGCCTGCCTACGGCCCGATTCTTCCCCTGCCGGCAGACCTGGTCGTCGTGGATGAGGCCTCCATGGTCGACGTGGCTCTCATGGCAGCCCTCTTTGAAGCGCTACGCCCCGAGACACGGCTGATTCTGCTGGGAGACAAGGACCAGCTTGCCTCGGTTGAGGCAGGCTCGGTCCTGGCCGACCTCTGCTCCCGGGCCGAAGACGGATACTACACCCCGGAGACAGCCCGATGGATTCAGGAGAGCACCGGCGTTACCCTGCCCGAAGCACTGCAGAGCACCGAGGGATCGCCCCTGGATCAGCAGATCACCATGCTGCGAAAAAGCTTTCGTTTCTCATCAACGGGAGGAATCGGCCTCTACGCCACCTCGGTCAGGGGAGGAAGACTCCCGCAAAACCATCAGGAAGATCAGACGGTCCATCGGATTGTTCCCCGAACCAACCGCGACGAGGAGTTTCGGAGGATATGCCGAACGTCAGGAGCCTACCTGCTCAGGATGAACGAAAGCCGCCCTCCCCAGGATGCACCGCTTGAGGCCTGGGAGCGCTGGGCTTTGACAGTTCTGGAAGAACGAGGAAGATTCCAGATTCTCTGTGCCCTCCGACAGGGCCCCTGGGGAGTCGAACAGATTAACCAACGGGTCCGGGAAGAACTGGTCCTGGAAGGGTTGATCCCGGCAGAGCAGACCTGGTACCCGGGCCAGCCCCTGATGATCACACGCAACGATTACCGCCTGCAGCTCATGAACGGGGACATCGGTCTGGTCCTGGACCTTCCCGGAGCCCTCCGGGCGGCCTTCCCCGGTGACGAACCAGGAACACTTCGGTGGGTTCTCCCTGCGCGACTCCAGGAAACAGAAACAGCCTTCGCCATGACGGTGCACAAATCCCAGGGATCCGAATTTGACCATACAGTACTGGTCCTGCCCGACAC includes the following:
- the recD gene encoding exodeoxyribonuclease V subunit alpha, which codes for MRKNDLLHALDRWAAAGMIRDIDRSFVQFLRDEAPEADPLVLLGALLVSCSSGAGHSCLDLKEAAAAPEQALFSRDESSREEPIPLLLPGTIDLDEWVRALRESPLTDPESTSPLVFLESPSPRLALRRFYRQEQAILRGIAQRAEPLSLDPARIRPRLEGLFQEDDTHWPRIAAAVAARNRFSVITGGPGTGKTTTVLSVLALLHALEGPLRIRLAAPTGKAAVRLQESIHSRLEDLDEDVRETIPRNVTTLHRLLGMGRRGQPAYGPILPLPADLVVVDEASMVDVALMAALFEALRPETRLILLGDKDQLASVEAGSVLADLCSRAEDGYYTPETARWIQESTGVTLPEALQSTEGSPLDQQITMLRKSFRFSSTGGIGLYATSVRGGRLPQNHQEDQTVHRIVPRTNRDEEFRRICRTSGAYLLRMNESRPPQDAPLEAWERWALTVLEERGRFQILCALRQGPWGVEQINQRVREELVLEGLIPAEQTWYPGQPLMITRNDYRLQLMNGDIGLVLDLPGALRAAFPGDEPGTLRWVLPARLQETETAFAMTVHKSQGSEFDHTVLVLPDTPAEILTRELIYTGITRAKTFLSLVEPNPETLTLAVKRRVLRQGGLAALLHQS